Proteins encoded together in one Telopea speciosissima isolate NSW1024214 ecotype Mountain lineage chromosome 4, Tspe_v1, whole genome shotgun sequence window:
- the LOC122658884 gene encoding uncharacterized protein LOC122658884 isoform X2: MAVLSLSAHPTKPPQYPNPNSNSKTFDRFETTSICNLSKRDFALKTAAISIVSLSLVLKFPLGNSIASAEEATSKKSILSGISNTKSWFQFFGDGFAIRIPPLFEDIMEPEDYTAGLSLYGDKAKPKTYAARFSSPDGSEVVSVLIRPSNQLKITFLEAKDVSDLGSLKDTAKLFVPGRATLYSARTIKIKEDEGFRTYYFYEYGVDEQHIALVAAVNSGKVYVAGAAAPHSKWEDDGVKLRSAAISLSIL, from the exons ATGGCCGTTCTTTCCCTCTCTGCACATCCAACTAAACCTCCGcaataccctaaccctaattctaacTCCAAAACGTTTGACAGATTCGAAACTACGAGTATCTGCAACTTATCCAAGCGGGATTTTGCTCTCAAGACCGCTGCAATTTCCATTGTCTCCCTAAGCCTAGTTTTAAAGTTCCCGCTGGGGAACTCAATCGCTTCTGCGGAAGAGGCGACTTCAAAGAAATCGATTCTATCTGGCATTTCGAATACGAAGTCGTGGTTTCAATTCTTCGGTGATGGATTTGCCATTCGCATACCGCCTCTGTTCGAAGATATTATGGAACCAGAG GATTACACTGCTGGGTTGTCTTTGTATGGAGATAAAGCAAAGCCCAAGACTTATGCGGCTCGCTTTTCATCTCCTGATGG ATCGGAAGTTGTGAGTGTTTTAATTCGCCCTTCCAATCAGCTGAAAATCACATTCTTAGAG GCTAAAGATGTCTCGGATTTAGGCTCCTTGAAAGACACAGCTAAACTCTTTGTTCCAG GTAGGGCGACATTATACTCTGCACGTacaataaaaatcaaagaagatgaAGG TTTCAGGACTTATTACTTCTATGAGTATGGCGTTGATGAACAGCATATTGCACTAGTAGCTGCTGTCAACAGCGGGAAG GTATATGTTGCTGGTGCTGCTGCCCCACACTCTAAATGGGAGGATGATGGTGTGAAGCTACGTTCAGCTGCTATATCACTGTCAATTCTCTAG
- the LOC122658884 gene encoding uncharacterized protein LOC122658884 isoform X1, producing the protein MAVLSLSAHPTKPPQYPNPNSNSKTFDRFETTSICNLSKRDFALKTAAISIVSLSLVLKFPLGNSIASAEEATSKKSILSGISNTKSWFQFFGDGFAIRIPPLFEDIMEPEDYTAGLSLYGDKAKPKTYAARFSSPDGSEVVSVLIRPSNQLKITFLEAKDVSDLGSLKDTAKLFVPGRATLYSARTIKIKEDEGYRTYYFYEYGVDEQHIALVAAVNSGKVYVAGAAAPHSKWEDDGVKLRSAAISLSIL; encoded by the exons ATGGCCGTTCTTTCCCTCTCTGCACATCCAACTAAACCTCCGcaataccctaaccctaattctaacTCCAAAACGTTTGACAGATTCGAAACTACGAGTATCTGCAACTTATCCAAGCGGGATTTTGCTCTCAAGACCGCTGCAATTTCCATTGTCTCCCTAAGCCTAGTTTTAAAGTTCCCGCTGGGGAACTCAATCGCTTCTGCGGAAGAGGCGACTTCAAAGAAATCGATTCTATCTGGCATTTCGAATACGAAGTCGTGGTTTCAATTCTTCGGTGATGGATTTGCCATTCGCATACCGCCTCTGTTCGAAGATATTATGGAACCAGAG GATTACACTGCTGGGTTGTCTTTGTATGGAGATAAAGCAAAGCCCAAGACTTATGCGGCTCGCTTTTCATCTCCTGATGG ATCGGAAGTTGTGAGTGTTTTAATTCGCCCTTCCAATCAGCTGAAAATCACATTCTTAGAG GCTAAAGATGTCTCGGATTTAGGCTCCTTGAAAGACACAGCTAAACTCTTTGTTCCAG GTAGGGCGACATTATACTCTGCACGTacaataaaaatcaaagaagatgaAGGTTACAG GACTTATTACTTCTATGAGTATGGCGTTGATGAACAGCATATTGCACTAGTAGCTGCTGTCAACAGCGGGAAG GTATATGTTGCTGGTGCTGCTGCCCCACACTCTAAATGGGAGGATGATGGTGTGAAGCTACGTTCAGCTGCTATATCACTGTCAATTCTCTAG